The Micromonospora sp. NBC_00421 genome contains a region encoding:
- a CDS encoding GNAT family N-acetyltransferase, which translates to MVTLRLEPMTDEQYLRYRERAEEDYAQNIAASGAMPLPEAQEKARQDYQGLLPDGLATEGHRLWTAYDDADEVGMLWLHLEQKSDGLHAFGYDFEVREELRRRGYGRAMIEAAEQVCRELGVVAIGLSVFGFNSGARALYEQMGFEVTAVRMIKRL; encoded by the coding sequence GTGGTGACCTTGCGGCTGGAACCGATGACCGACGAGCAGTACCTCCGCTACCGGGAGCGCGCCGAGGAGGACTACGCGCAGAACATCGCCGCCTCCGGGGCGATGCCGCTGCCGGAGGCGCAGGAGAAGGCCCGGCAGGACTACCAGGGCCTGTTGCCCGACGGGTTGGCCACCGAGGGGCACCGGCTGTGGACGGCGTACGACGACGCCGACGAGGTCGGCATGCTCTGGCTGCACCTGGAGCAGAAGTCCGACGGCCTGCACGCCTTCGGCTACGACTTCGAGGTACGCGAGGAGTTGCGCCGCCGGGGCTACGGCCGGGCGATGATCGAGGCCGCCGAGCAGGTGTGCCGGGAGTTGGGCGTGGTCGCGATCGGGCTGAGCGTCTTCGGGTTCAACTCCGGCGCGCGGGCGCTCTACGAGCAGATGGGCTTCGAGGTCACCGCCGTCCGGATGATCAAGCGGCTGTGA
- a CDS encoding GNAT family N-acetyltransferase → MFLRDVLATDVEAYLRMRCDPVMMAELGGPLPAAHVARQVRRDAELAADGTALIKMIVVDDTVAGTVTLWRHGSDDEAVTEIGWMVLPGFQGRGLAKQGVRTLLDQARAEGRWGVVHAFPAVTNGPSNGICRALGFTLLGEEDVEFNDQVITTRHWTLDLTGRPERPETRLPAD, encoded by the coding sequence GTGTTCCTGCGTGACGTGCTCGCCACCGACGTCGAGGCGTACCTGCGGATGCGCTGCGACCCGGTGATGATGGCCGAACTCGGCGGGCCGTTGCCGGCCGCGCACGTGGCCCGGCAGGTCCGCCGGGACGCCGAGCTGGCCGCCGACGGCACCGCACTGATCAAGATGATCGTGGTGGACGACACCGTCGCCGGGACCGTCACCCTGTGGCGGCACGGGTCGGACGACGAGGCGGTCACCGAGATCGGCTGGATGGTGCTGCCCGGGTTCCAGGGCCGGGGCCTCGCCAAGCAGGGCGTCCGGACACTGCTCGACCAGGCGCGCGCCGAAGGACGCTGGGGCGTCGTACACGCCTTCCCGGCGGTCACCAACGGCCCGTCGAACGGGATCTGCCGGGCGCTCGGGTTCACCCTGCTCGGCGAGGAGGACGTCGAGTTCAACGACCAGGTCATCACCACCCGACACTGGACGCTCGACCTGACCGGCCGGCCCGAGCGGCCGGAAACCCGGTTGCCCGCTGACTGA
- a CDS encoding SanA/YdcF family protein translates to MRSRFSTVVRRLRRADGRRARWLRRAVVAAVVGLMLLAGGTVASVAWIRSDADGHVFAEDDVPEAPVALVLGTMVQSDGTPSPFLTARLEIARRLLAAGRVHAILLSGDNMNPGYDEPTAMRRWLLGHGVPADRVVLDYAGFDTYDSCARAKRIFGVDRATVVTQSFHLPRAVAVCRRLGIDASGVGDETARADDLRWRISSTREYGACVKAMLDLLSGRDPTHLGRRETGVDDALRDG, encoded by the coding sequence ATGCGGAGCAGGTTCTCCACTGTGGTCCGACGACTGCGCCGTGCCGACGGTCGGCGTGCCCGCTGGTTACGCCGCGCCGTCGTCGCGGCCGTCGTCGGCCTGATGCTGCTGGCCGGCGGCACCGTGGCGAGCGTGGCCTGGATCCGCAGCGACGCCGACGGGCACGTCTTCGCCGAGGACGACGTCCCCGAGGCACCCGTCGCCCTGGTGCTGGGCACCATGGTGCAGTCCGACGGCACGCCGTCGCCGTTCCTCACCGCCCGGCTGGAGATCGCGCGGCGACTGCTCGCCGCCGGCCGGGTGCACGCCATCCTGCTCTCCGGCGACAACATGAACCCGGGCTACGACGAGCCGACCGCGATGCGACGCTGGCTGCTCGGGCACGGGGTGCCGGCGGACCGGGTGGTGCTCGACTACGCCGGTTTCGACACCTACGACTCCTGCGCCCGCGCCAAGCGGATCTTCGGGGTGGACCGGGCCACCGTGGTGACCCAGTCCTTCCACCTGCCCCGCGCCGTGGCGGTGTGCCGTCGGCTCGGCATCGACGCCAGCGGGGTGGGCGACGAGACCGCCCGCGCGGACGACCTGAGGTGGCGGATCAGCTCCACCCGCGAGTATGGCGCGTGTGTGAAGGCCATGCTCGACCTGCTGTCCGGGCGCGACCCGACCCACCTCGGTCGCCGCGAGACAGGCGTGGACGACGCGTTGCGCGATGGTTGA
- a CDS encoding NAD(P)-dependent oxidoreductase: MSDRQLTYRDPVAVLGLGPMGQALAATLISAGIPTTVWNRTPERAAPLVARGATAAPTVTGAVRTATLVITCLRDPAAVDAVLAAHDDWGDRTVVDVTTGRPDEARKLADWADNHGVDLVKGAILTPTPTIGTPAATALWCGSRSAFDAARPVLATFGGTPAFLGPDPGAAAAYDMALLDLFGTAVSGLTHAFALASAEGIAPGSFARYAAGIAPMLGEMTARFADQLAEERFPGDRSTIASAHSGITHVIETADTHGIDSGVLRAARSVIGRAVTAGHGEDGLARLARFLAPARSA, encoded by the coding sequence ATGAGCGATCGACAACTCACGTACCGCGACCCGGTGGCGGTGCTCGGCCTGGGCCCGATGGGCCAGGCGCTCGCCGCCACCCTGATCTCCGCCGGCATTCCGACGACCGTCTGGAACCGTACGCCGGAACGGGCCGCACCTCTCGTCGCGCGGGGCGCGACGGCCGCACCGACAGTCACCGGGGCGGTCCGGACCGCCACCCTCGTGATCACCTGCCTGCGGGACCCGGCGGCGGTCGACGCCGTGCTGGCCGCCCATGACGACTGGGGCGACCGGACGGTCGTCGACGTCACCACCGGCCGACCGGACGAGGCGCGCAAGCTGGCCGACTGGGCCGACAATCACGGCGTCGACCTGGTCAAGGGGGCCATCCTGACCCCGACCCCGACGATCGGCACCCCGGCCGCCACGGCACTGTGGTGCGGCAGCCGGTCCGCCTTCGACGCCGCCCGGCCCGTCCTGGCGACCTTCGGCGGCACCCCTGCCTTCCTCGGGCCGGACCCGGGCGCGGCGGCGGCGTACGACATGGCGCTGCTCGACCTGTTCGGCACCGCGGTCAGCGGCCTGACCCACGCCTTCGCGCTGGCCTCGGCCGAGGGCATCGCCCCCGGCTCGTTCGCCAGGTACGCCGCCGGGATCGCCCCGATGCTCGGGGAGATGACGGCCCGCTTCGCCGACCAGCTCGCCGAGGAGCGGTTCCCCGGCGACCGGTCAACCATCGCCTCGGCCCACTCGGGCATCACCCACGTCATCGAGACCGCCGACACCCACGGGATCGACTCCGGGGTGCTGCGCGCCGCCCGGTCCGTCATCGGACGGGCCGTCACCGCCGGTCACGGCGAGGACGGTCTCGCCCGGCTGGCCCGGTTCCTCGCCCCGGCCCGCTCCGCCTGA
- a CDS encoding MerR family transcriptional regulator codes for MRIGELARRAGVSTRALRYYEEQGLLRPERRSSGYRDYGEQALTTVRHIRLLLSAGLGTAVIAEILPCVPDDTTVLAPTCPELLDGLAEERARITASMQRLAAARDILDALIATGTPPAGREAVVAARGGGGRGGGQEM; via the coding sequence ATGCGGATCGGCGAACTGGCCCGGCGGGCCGGGGTGAGCACCCGGGCCCTGCGCTACTACGAGGAGCAGGGCCTGCTGCGGCCCGAGCGGCGGTCGAGCGGCTACCGAGACTACGGCGAGCAGGCGCTGACCACGGTGCGGCACATCCGGCTGCTCCTGTCGGCCGGGCTCGGAACGGCGGTGATCGCCGAGATCCTGCCCTGCGTGCCGGACGACACCACGGTGCTCGCCCCCACCTGCCCCGAGCTGCTGGACGGCCTCGCCGAGGAGCGGGCGCGGATCACCGCGTCCATGCAGCGGCTGGCCGCGGCCCGGGACATCCTCGACGCCCTCATCGCCACCGGGACGCCTCCCGCCGGCCGGGAGGCGGTCGTCGCGGCCCGTGGTGGCGGCGGGCGGGGCGGGGGTCAGGAGATGTAG
- a CDS encoding PH domain-containing protein: MANATYDRKEQFQQIQSGLLDGEQIIAVYDAVGTGTGFIGLTDRRVIIQDRSFVGKKYAITSIPYSKITSVSVVSNKSWGGEFFSTGSIAVHVGTHTYEVEFRGAQKSHHVHNVILHYIS; the protein is encoded by the coding sequence TACGACCGCAAGGAGCAGTTCCAGCAGATCCAGAGTGGACTGCTCGACGGGGAACAGATCATCGCCGTCTACGACGCCGTCGGCACCGGCACCGGGTTCATCGGCCTGACCGACCGGCGGGTGATCATCCAGGACCGCTCGTTCGTGGGGAAGAAGTACGCGATCACCAGCATCCCGTACTCGAAGATCACCAGTGTGAGCGTGGTGAGCAACAAGTCCTGGGGCGGGGAGTTCTTCTCCACCGGCTCGATCGCGGTTCACGTCGGCACCCACACCTACGAGGTGGAGTTCCGCGGCGCGCAGAAGAGCCACCACGTGCACAACGTGATCCTGCACTACATCTCCTGA